A single region of the Paramicrobacterium fandaimingii genome encodes:
- a CDS encoding 6-phosphofructokinase: MRIGVLTSGGDCPGLNAVIRGTVLKGTKIHNQEFVGIRDGWKGVVEGLTMPLDRHSVRGLSKQGGTILGTSRTNPFEGPHGGPENVQATLDRIGVDALIAIGGEGTLAAAKRLTDAGLNIVGVPKTIDNDLDATDYSFGFDTAVEIATEAIDRLRTTGESHKRCMVVEVMGRHVGWIALHAGMAAGAHAILIPERPQSMDQIVQWVQSVADRGRAPVVVVSEGFTLDTMETAHSEKGLDAFNRPRLGGIADVLAPEIESRTGIESRGTVLGHLQRGGVPSAYDRVLATRLGMAAIDSVMNGEWGTMLALHGTDVVNVPFEQALGGLKTVPQDRYDEAAILFG; encoded by the coding sequence ATGAGAATCGGCGTACTCACCAGCGGCGGCGACTGCCCAGGACTGAACGCGGTGATCCGCGGCACCGTGCTCAAGGGCACGAAAATCCACAATCAGGAGTTCGTCGGAATTCGAGACGGCTGGAAGGGAGTCGTCGAGGGCCTCACGATGCCTCTCGACCGTCACAGCGTGCGTGGCCTCAGCAAACAGGGCGGCACCATCCTCGGCACAAGCCGCACCAATCCTTTTGAAGGACCGCATGGCGGGCCCGAGAACGTTCAGGCGACACTCGATCGCATCGGAGTCGATGCTCTGATCGCCATCGGAGGCGAAGGCACTCTCGCCGCGGCAAAGCGGCTCACCGATGCCGGACTCAACATCGTCGGAGTTCCGAAGACGATTGACAACGATCTCGACGCCACGGACTACTCATTCGGGTTCGACACCGCGGTTGAGATCGCGACGGAGGCCATTGATCGGCTTCGCACGACGGGCGAGTCGCACAAGCGCTGCATGGTCGTCGAGGTTATGGGGCGACACGTCGGCTGGATCGCCCTGCACGCGGGAATGGCTGCTGGCGCCCACGCGATTCTCATTCCGGAACGCCCCCAATCAATGGACCAGATTGTGCAATGGGTCCAATCGGTCGCTGATCGAGGTCGGGCACCCGTTGTTGTGGTCTCCGAAGGCTTCACCCTCGACACCATGGAGACAGCGCACTCCGAGAAGGGACTTGACGCGTTCAACAGACCCCGCCTCGGTGGCATCGCAGACGTGCTTGCACCCGAGATCGAGTCCCGTACCGGAATCGAGTCCCGCGGCACGGTTCTCGGCCACCTGCAGCGCGGCGGTGTTCCCAGCGCCTACGACCGCGTGCTCGCAACACGGCTGGGCATGGCAGCCATCGATTCGGTCATGAACGGTGAGTGGGGCACGATGCTTGCCCTCCACGGCACCGATGTCGTCAACGTGCCATTCGAGCAGGCGCTCGGGGGGCTCAAGACAGTCCCTCAGGACCGCTACGACGAGGCAGCAATCCTCTTCGGCTGA